A section of the Microbulbifer pacificus genome encodes:
- a CDS encoding SDR family oxidoreductase produces the protein MKNVLVLGANGQIARWVIAKLTDRKDVFLTLLQRNPNKLTGWEPANGQIVIGNVLDRKLLRAAMAGQDIVYANLIGEDLDIQAKRVIEAMQNTGVKRLVFILSLGIYDEVPGRFGQWNNEIIGTDLEPYRRAADAIESSGLDYTILRPAWLTDEHEVDYEITAKGDAFKGTVVSRESVADLVAKIIVSPELHLGGNLGVNKPGSDGDKPYFM, from the coding sequence ATGAAAAATGTTCTCGTATTGGGCGCAAACGGACAGATCGCCCGATGGGTTATCGCCAAGCTGACAGACCGAAAAGATGTATTTTTGACGCTGCTTCAGCGCAACCCCAACAAGCTTACCGGGTGGGAACCTGCCAATGGACAGATCGTAATTGGCAACGTACTGGATCGTAAGCTGCTGCGGGCAGCAATGGCAGGCCAAGATATCGTGTATGCCAACCTCATTGGAGAGGACCTGGACATACAAGCAAAACGCGTGATCGAAGCGATGCAGAACACAGGCGTAAAGCGCTTGGTGTTCATACTTTCGCTCGGTATTTACGATGAAGTGCCGGGTCGATTCGGTCAGTGGAACAACGAGATTATTGGCACAGACCTCGAACCTTACCGCAGGGCCGCAGATGCCATCGAGAGTTCGGGCCTCGACTACACCATTTTGAGACCAGCGTGGCTCACGGACGAACACGAGGTGGACTACGAAATCACCGCCAAAGGGGATGCCTTCAAAGGAACAGTGGTCTCACGCGAGAGCGTGGCGGACCTGGTTGCCAAGATCATCGTGTCACCGGAGCTGCACTTGGGCGGGAACCTGGGAGTAAACAAACCCGGCAGTGACGGTGACAAGCCGTACTTCATGTAA
- a CDS encoding alpha/beta hydrolase encodes MSNVSIQHVTYQNLGWQSAADLYLPPGFDDTQKYPAIVSTHPIGSCKEQTSGNIYAKALAEAGFVALAFDASFQGESGGSPRFIEDPSIRTSDIRFAIDYLVTLPYVDQDRIGAIGVCGGGGYTIHAAITDHRIKALVSITGVNFGRLIREGFSEFDPVSALQAMGKQRTAEVQGAERHVIDYLPASVEEGRANGITDRDVLEATDYYKSTRGQQPNGATSGLFSFNSAAMGWDAFLNAESLLTQPLLVVTGDKPGAFGAYRDSWEIYGRAASKDKQIFVAEGYSHYDLYDKSEPVALAMAEVLPFFERHL; translated from the coding sequence ATGAGTAACGTAAGCATCCAGCACGTGACCTATCAGAACCTGGGATGGCAGTCTGCCGCTGACCTCTACCTGCCGCCGGGTTTTGATGACACCCAAAAATATCCGGCCATCGTCAGCACGCATCCGATCGGAAGCTGCAAGGAACAAACCTCCGGCAATATCTATGCGAAGGCACTGGCGGAAGCCGGATTTGTCGCCCTCGCGTTTGATGCCAGCTTTCAGGGCGAAAGTGGCGGTTCCCCGAGATTTATCGAGGACCCGTCGATTCGCACATCCGACATCCGCTTTGCGATCGATTACCTGGTAACACTGCCCTATGTGGACCAGGACCGTATCGGGGCCATCGGTGTGTGTGGTGGTGGCGGATACACCATTCACGCGGCGATTACCGATCACCGCATCAAGGCACTAGTCTCCATTACCGGCGTGAACTTCGGGCGCCTGATTCGGGAAGGGTTTAGTGAATTCGATCCCGTGTCTGCCCTGCAGGCCATGGGCAAGCAGCGCACAGCCGAAGTGCAGGGTGCAGAGCGCCACGTCATCGACTACCTGCCAGCTTCCGTGGAGGAGGGTCGGGCCAATGGCATCACCGACAGGGATGTGCTGGAAGCGACGGACTACTACAAGTCCACGCGCGGCCAACAGCCGAACGGTGCGACCAGTGGCCTGTTTTCATTTAACAGCGCCGCTATGGGATGGGATGCGTTTCTTAATGCAGAGAGCCTGTTAACGCAGCCGCTGCTTGTAGTCACCGGTGATAAGCCCGGCGCTTTCGGTGCCTATCGGGATAGCTGGGAGATTTATGGGCGCGCCGCGTCGAAAGACAAGCAGATCTTCGTGGCTGAGGGCTACTCCCATTACGACCTCTACGACAAGTCCGAGCCTGTCGCGCTGGCCATGGCTGAGGTCCTGCCATTCTTCGAACGACACCTCTAG
- a CDS encoding alpha/beta hydrolase → MKSTSMKSISTKNLNGQGVTIAANVYFPADFDESQQYAAVVVSHPGGGVKEQTAGLYAERLADSGLVTVAYDASYQGASTGMPRQLENPYIRTEDVSAVIDYLTTLPYVDNNRIGAMGVCAGGGYSANAAITDRRIKSLATVSAVNIGQMFRNGWENNVKDADALPYVVAGSDARTSDANSGELGTLPLAPMKEEDAPNEELRQAWEYYHTDRCQHPNAPGFMTARSLNQIITYDAYNLAEAFLTQPVLTVAGDQAGSKWMSDDLIARAASSDKTMHVVKGANHMSLYDVPEYVDEAVSVLTPFFARTLK, encoded by the coding sequence ATGAAAAGCACCAGCATGAAAAGCATCAGCACCAAGAACCTCAACGGCCAGGGCGTCACTATCGCCGCCAACGTGTACTTCCCTGCCGACTTTGATGAAAGCCAGCAGTACGCCGCAGTCGTGGTATCCCACCCCGGCGGCGGTGTTAAGGAGCAGACAGCCGGCCTCTATGCCGAGCGACTGGCAGACAGTGGCCTGGTCACGGTTGCGTACGACGCTTCTTACCAGGGAGCGAGCACCGGCATGCCGCGTCAGCTGGAGAACCCCTACATCCGCACCGAGGATGTCAGTGCGGTGATCGACTACCTGACCACGCTGCCATACGTCGACAACAACCGCATCGGCGCCATGGGCGTCTGTGCTGGCGGCGGCTATTCCGCCAATGCCGCGATCACCGACCGTCGCATCAAATCCCTGGCCACCGTGAGTGCGGTAAACATCGGCCAGATGTTCCGCAACGGCTGGGAAAACAACGTCAAGGATGCCGACGCACTGCCGTATGTCGTGGCGGGCTCCGACGCGCGCACCAGCGATGCCAACAGCGGTGAACTGGGCACCCTGCCCCTCGCCCCGATGAAGGAGGAGGATGCGCCCAATGAAGAGCTGCGCCAGGCCTGGGAGTACTACCACACCGATCGCTGTCAGCACCCGAATGCGCCCGGTTTCATGACCGCTCGCAGCCTGAACCAGATCATCACCTATGACGCCTACAACCTGGCCGAAGCCTTCCTGACGCAACCGGTACTCACCGTTGCCGGCGACCAGGCGGGGAGCAAATGGATGAGTGATGACCTGATCGCCCGCGCCGCCAGCAGCGACAAGACCATGCATGTCGTGAAAGGGGCGAACCACATGTCGCTGTACGACGTGCCCGAGTATGTGGACGAAGCAGTATCCGTACTGACCCCGTTCTTCGCGCGCACGCTGAAGTAA
- a CDS encoding LysR family transcriptional regulator, whose translation MAIDPSLYPSLVWFVRIARHSSITKAAEEGEVSRAALSQHLKSLEQQLNVRLLNRSTRSMSLTEDGQRLFDVLAPAIELVDRAVSGVGESQAEPSGVIRINTSRVAARLLLEPKMEIFLARYPKLKLELVMDDGLSNIISSGMDVGIRLGESLAEHMVAVPVTPPMSMAIVGSPEYFAKHGTPETPDDLLQHNCLAFRFTSSGNIDRWSFTSQDDDKRTLVFEPKGNGVFNDDECMLRAAIHGVGLVQHLDLCVQQYLADGSLVRVLQSWCRPFPGFFLYVPSRAQMPAKIRALIDFLVEQRDEFGS comes from the coding sequence ATGGCCATCGATCCCTCGCTATATCCGTCACTAGTGTGGTTTGTGCGTATAGCGCGTCACAGCAGCATTACTAAGGCGGCGGAGGAGGGGGAGGTATCACGCGCAGCCCTGTCGCAGCACCTGAAATCGCTGGAACAGCAGCTGAATGTGCGGCTGCTGAATCGCAGTACGCGGAGCATGTCGTTAACCGAAGATGGGCAGCGGCTGTTTGATGTTCTTGCCCCGGCCATTGAATTGGTTGACCGGGCAGTCTCTGGGGTTGGGGAATCGCAGGCAGAGCCGTCGGGTGTAATACGGATCAATACGTCGAGAGTGGCAGCCAGGTTATTGCTGGAGCCAAAGATGGAAATATTTTTGGCGCGCTACCCGAAACTAAAGTTGGAACTGGTTATGGATGATGGCCTTTCCAATATCATTTCCAGTGGCATGGACGTCGGTATTCGCCTGGGGGAAAGTCTGGCGGAACATATGGTGGCAGTACCGGTAACACCGCCGATGTCGATGGCGATCGTCGGCTCCCCGGAGTATTTCGCGAAGCACGGCACCCCGGAAACACCGGATGACCTGCTGCAGCACAACTGCCTCGCCTTTCGTTTCACCTCCAGTGGCAACATCGACCGCTGGTCCTTCACATCGCAGGATGATGATAAACGCACGCTGGTGTTCGAGCCGAAGGGCAACGGGGTGTTCAATGATGACGAATGTATGCTGCGCGCCGCCATTCATGGCGTGGGGCTGGTGCAGCATTTGGATCTATGCGTACAGCAGTATCTTGCCGATGGATCGCTGGTTAGGGTTTTGCAAAGCTGGTGCAGGCCGTTTCCGGGGTTCTTTTTGTATGTGCCTTCGAGAGCGCAGATGCCGGCTAAAATCCGGGCGTTGATTGATTTTTTGGTGGAGCAGCGGGATGAATTTGGGAGTTAG